In a genomic window of Mercenaria mercenaria strain notata chromosome 19, MADL_Memer_1, whole genome shotgun sequence:
- the LOC123543122 gene encoding uncharacterized protein LOC123543122: protein MSEELQQHVNKKPNRNWVRAALGLRYFKQGFEHFIDTQIRCHHANLFKRLRLEGILCFQCDQCTSENLLPDHSNQKKCIQKNRRHCFCSQPSFRRQCPNKICSLLYDYIVKAHSTNDPILTNTNPTNWLTDYWELGKCFLSSPGYVDKKSAAETDATGLLSIAINNTYIQDRMDTDIESLVKVRDIRNYIHHSASLALEDHDVIKYIDAMIHVLQDRKAFVSDTAAQDAILHLNELKSVQCHISFEDELEVRKQTLKAIEEMTQDAVCRIRSTEANVIGGLNEYMQEQRDQIKKLLLEKANLTKQSSSVKHSAGNETESQATKENSEKQLNMSLNEDKQSTGEMPTPGIAANSKLILYERRISDYSNDKKQMQAALIDVYKQSYIKTDITPLLPEVQIDVDRVYATPQLYVADSIDDYMDLQHEYYNIYGDTKKKRFKVSEFLTNIVKGNILITADAGMGKTALCRQMMSAWCTAHENSSQCPNPTRSDTTSLSYRSEEQRTNSWCSYFCEIDFLFFISLKYCDQESTIEEMILKHLIKGRYRDSLYRLLEYEKDNCLVILEDLNEWSPPSGTRESPTTSMGLPLKQVNSRYATIYTTRPWKLATIRPKSGEFDMIVELEGIDPESSDEHIRLVFQYINKMTHRRRYIEDFLVCLEDRTIKHLKTYPLLSKLLLSLWCEKSTLNTSLAEIYSAVVDLLISQADRNGVLSHLNICNDKAQQMCNMMTVFADKRYVKKYFDSVVLPLAKFSFRLCHHKSYVCYVFETTDLSDYGLTEDKLKLFSAIGILSERTCYGKSVLERCKTISFIHQTFQEFFTAVYLSIHPTKFKEVCSTTEGILNMSLVFRFLGGISFCALQKISLISLSVVDDDANCRDYRCGKLSFTGFIIELQRMFLHCIKEARQHNIKIEPLALRDVYLGRATAEYMSEICDIKFCELRSLTCDIDIPFDTQAYITQAQQLSMIVCTNSKYLSDCNIEYILRHNEHSLKCLNLSGKCLNEFEIQENMFKQLCRLNLSNTKISCSQFTYLITNPVKIDEVQLHGVKALVNRDAEVNVVSNEPCSVLSSLKHLQLRNCGNVFNRIRHLPCLESLTFEHSSPQVLVEILDKRSCLMTLIIQGVNFGSDENLPVSISKLRKLKLLHLQTVKVSQKCLSKLLYEVGSLPLAVLVKLKDIKQEEEACAENILQHLKRTKLFFVKEFRTKENRLEIAEMTSHGAN from the exons TACTTCAAACAAGGATTTGAACACTTTATAGACACACAGATAAGATGTCACCATGCAAATTTGTTTAAGCGTCTGCGCCTGGAAGGGATTTTATGTTTTCAATGCGACCAATGTACATCTGAAAACCTTCTTCCTGACCACTCAAACCAGAAGAAATGCATTCAAAAGAATCGTAGGCATTGCTTTTGCAGTCAACCGAGTTTTAGACGACAGTGTCCGAACAAAATATGTAGTCTCTTGTATGACTATATTGTCAAAGCACATAGCACAAATGATCCTATATTGACAAACACTAATCCGACCAACTGGTTAACAGACTACTGGGAGCTAGGGAAGTGCTTTCTGAGTTCACCTGGATACGTGGACAAAAAGAGTGCTGCAGAAACGGATGCCACAGGTTTACTAAGTATTGCCATAAACAATACATACATTCAGGACAGAATGGATACAGATATTGAATCTCTTGTTAAG GTAAGAGACATAAGGAACTATATACATCACTCTGCATCTCTCGCACTTGAAGATCATGACGTTATCAAATATATCGATGCAATGATTCATGTTCTGCAGGATAGAAAGGCTTTTGTATCTGACACGGCTGCGCAAGATGCAATTTTACATCTAAATGAG CTCAAAAGCGTACAATGCCACATCAGCTTTGAAGATGAATTAGAAGTCCGGAAACAGACGTTAAAAGCTATCGAGGAAATGACACAAGATGCTGTTTGCAGGATTCGTTCAACTGAAGCAAATGTCATTGGAGGGCTGAACGAGTACATGCAAGAGCAAAGGGaccaaataaaaaagttacttctAGAAAAAGCTAACTTGACAAAACAAAGTAGTTCGGTGAAACACTCAGCCGGCAATGAAACAGAATCTCAAGCAACCAAAGAAAATTCAGAGAAGCAGTTAAATATGAGTTTAAATGAAGATAAACAAAGTACAGGGGAAATGCCC ACACCTGGGATTGCAGCTAATTCCAAACTCATCTTATATGAAAGAAGAATCAGTGACTACTCAAACGATAAAAAAC AAATGCAAGCAGCTCTCATTGATGTATACAAACAATCATACATAAAAACAGACATCACACCGCTTCTGCCGGAAGTACAAATTGATGTTGACCGGGTCTATGCCACACCGCAGTTATATGTGGCAGACAGTATTGACGACTATATGGACTTACAACATGAGTATTACAATATTTATGGAGATACAAAGAAAAAGAGATTTAAGGTGTCAGAGTTTCTTACCAACATAGTCAAAGGAAACATTTTGATAACAGCTGATGCTGGTATGGGAAAAACCGCACTATGCCGTCAAATGATGTCTGCGTGGTGTACAGCGCATGAAAACAGTTCTCAATGTCCAAATCCGACAAGGTCTGATACTACATCACTTTCATATCGTTCGGAAGAGCAAAGAACGAACAGCTGGTGCAGCTATTTTTGTGAAATAgactttctgtttttcatttcacTAAAGTATTGTGATCAGGAGTCAACTATTGAAGAGATGATTTTAAAACACCTGATAAAAGGCAGATACCGTGATTCCCTGTACAGACTCCTCGAATATGAAAAAGACAATTGCTTGGTTATCCTAGAAGATCTCAATGAATGGTCGCCACCAAGTGGAACTCGAGAATCTCCAACAACATCAATGGGTCTTCCACTGAAACAAGTAAATAGTAGATATGCAACCATTTATACCACACGGCCATGGAAGCTAGCGACAATTAGACCTAAATCGGGAGAATTTGACATGATTGTAGAACTTGAAGGCATCGATCCGGAATCTTCTGACGAACACATACGTTTGGTGTTCCAGTACATAAATAAAATGACACACCGTCGTCGATATATTGAGGACTTTTTAGTCTGTTTGGAAGACAGaacaataaaacatctgaaaacaTATCCTTTATTGTCAAAACTCTTACTTAGCCTTTGGTGCGAAAAATCGACACTTAACACCTCGCTAGCAGAAATCTATAGTGCCGTCGTTGATCTTCTGATTAGCCAAGCAGATAGGAATGGCGTATTATCTCATCTTAATATCTGTAACGATAAAGCTCAACAAATGTGTAATATGATGACAGTGTTTGCAGATAAaagatatgtaaaaaaatatttcgatAGTGTAGTTTTACCACTAGCTAAGTTTTCGTTTCGATTATGTCATCATAAGAGCTACGTTTGCTACGTATTTGAAACGACCGACCTTAGTGACTATGGACTGACTGAAGACAAACTAAAACTTTTTTCTGCTATTGGGATTCTGTCAGAACGAACTTGTTATGGAAAGAGTGTTTTGGAAAGATGCAAAACGATTTCTTTCATTCATCAAACCTTTCAGGAATTTTTTACTGCCGTCTACTTGAGCATACATCCCACCAAATTTAAAGAAGTGTGCAGTACAACAGAAGGTATCCTGAATATGAGTCTCGTTTTTCGTTTTCTTGGTGGGATTAGTTTTTGCGCTTTACAAAAGATCTCACTCATATCATTGAGCGTTGTCGACGATGATGCAAACTGCCGAGACTATCGGTGTGGCAAATTATCGTTTACAGGGTTTATCATTGAATTGCAACGTATGTTTTTACACTGCATAAAAGAAGCTCGTCAACATAATATCAAGATCGAGCCTTTGGCACTGAGAGACGTATATCTAGGAAGAGCAACCGCTGAATATATGTCAGAAATATGTGATATCAAATTCTGTGAACTAAGATCACTTACCTGTGATATAGATATTCCATTTGATACGCAAGCATACATTACACAAGCGCAACAATTAAGCATGATAGTGTGCACCAATTCAAAGTATTTGTCAGATTGTAACATAGAATACATCTTACGCCATAATGAACATTCATTAAAATGCCTAAATCTGTCGGGCAAATGCCTAAACGAATTTGAGATTCAAGAAAATATGTTCAAACAGCTTTGCAGATTAAATCTATCTAACACGAAAATATCATGTTCACAGTTTACATATTTAATAACAAATCCAGTTAAAATTGATGAAGTTCAATTGCATGGCGTGAAAGCATTGGTCAACAGGGATGCTGAAGTTAATGTAGTTTCAAATGAACCATGTTCTGTTCTTTCCAGTCTTAAACATTTACAACTTAGAAACTGTGGTAATGTGTTCAACCGGATTCGTCATTTACCTTGTCTCGAAAGTTTAACTTTCGAACACAGCAGCCCTCAAGTCTTGGTAGAAATACTCGACAAACGCTCTTGTTTAATGACATTAATAATACAGGGCGTTAACTTTGGATCTGACGAAAACCTACCAGTCAGCATTTCTAAACTGAGAAAACTTAAACTTTTGCACTTACAAACCGTCAAAGTAAGTCAGAAATGCTTATCAAAATTGTTATATGAGGTAGGCAGCCTTCCATTGGCAGTTCTGGTAAAGTTAAAGGACATCAAACAAGAGGAAGAGGCGTGTGCCGAAAATATTCTGCAACATCTTAAGCGTACCAAACTGTTCTTCGTGAAGGAATTTCGAACGAAAGAAAATCGTTTGGAAATTGCAGAAATGACATCACATGGTGCAAATTAA